ACGGTTCGCGGAGGACGCGTTGGGGCGCGGAATGCTGGCCGCGTTCGCCGAGTCCGTACGGGCCAACGGCGGACGGCCGGTCGCCGACGTCGGGTGCGGCCCCGGCCATGTCACGGTCCACCTGGACTCCCTCGGCGTCTCCGCGTCCGGTGTCGACCTCTCGCCACGGATGGTGGAGATCGCCCGCCGGGCGTACCCGGCCCTGCGATTCGACGTCGGCTCGATGACCGCGCTGGACTTCCCCGACGGACACCTCGGCGGCATCGTCGCCTGGTGGTCGATCTTCCACCTGCCGCCGGAGGCGCTGCCGGTGGTGTTCGCGGAGTTCCACCGGACGCTGGCCCCCGGCGGTCTTCTGCTGGTCGGCTTCCACGTCGGCGACGGGCGGCTACGTCCCGAGCGCGCCTACGGCCACCCGGTCTCCTACGACACCCATCTCCTCCAGCCCGACGACCTCGGGGAGCTGCTGCACCGGGCCGGAATGGTCGTCACTGCACGACTCGTCGAGGAGCCGGGCGGCACAAGGCCGCAGGCCTGCCTGCTGGCCCGCAAACCCGACCCCTTGCAAGGTTACGACCACCGGTAGCAGTCCCCGACGCGCATCGCGGCATTTAAGTACACCAGTAGGGTGCGAGGATGACTGCGTGGAGATTCGGTTTGACTTCGGTGATGATCAGGGCCGTGTGTCAGTAGAGGTTGTACCGAGCACCGATCCGGTAGCCCTTGGTAAGAGCGAGCGTGAACTGGGCATGCCGGTATGTACTGCGTCCGTGGAATTCAGTGCCTGCGGTTACCGGTCGCTGCTGGGCTGGGTGCAACTGGTCCGCGAGCCCAACGCGACAGACCGATTCGAAGTCGACCCGTTCGACTTGTTCGCTGACTCCAGCGCACCGTTTGCCTGGTACGGGTTCCGGCCGGTGCTGTTCGATGCTCCGTCCCGGTGGCGCTCCGGTGCTGTGCAATGGCAGGCACACAGCTTCCTGACCATCGGTCCCTGGGACCTTGACCGGCGATTCGTCGTTCCTCTGGCCGGGTTCGCCTGGGGCTACAACCAGGATCCGGAGAACCGGCTACAACTATCGCCGGTGCGGTTGCTCGGGCCGGCTGACTGGGACAGCCATCGCTCTTATCTGGCCGAGAGGTACCCGACCTGGAGATTCAGCGACGGGAGTCCTCTCGCTGACCAACGCTAACGACGGCTCCCGGGCAGTCTGCACCCTCTTCAGCATGTCCCACGTGTACCTGGCCGCGGCCGCTGTTCCTCGATGGAGCGGACCACCGCACCGGCCGGGACACGGTCCTTGTCAACGCGATGGAGGAGCAGTCCGACCTGCCCCTCATGCCGTCCGCCGCGCTGTCGGTCCAACATTCCCACTGTCACTCGCTCGACCGCCTCGCGCGCCCCTCTGACACACCGCACGGCAGGTCCAACGGCCGGGATCACACCTCCGAGATGCTCGCCGACCACAAGGGTGCCGCGACCTGCAATGGCGAAAGCTTCCTCGACCTCGACCTCGAACCGCCAACCGGTCGTGCCCGAAGCACCTGCGGCCGCCGGCTCGCTGGGATTCATCTCGTGCCCCCTCGTGACCGCTGCATGCCGCCGTTACTGGCCTATGGAGGGCCCATGATGGCCCTGACTGATGTCGGCTGCGCGAGCCAGCCACCGTGCGAGGGCGCTCGCTACGTTGTCCATATCGTCAACGTTCACCCCCTGGCCGTCCGGCTTTCCCAGGAAGCCGAACACGTTCGGCCCCCGGCGGTCAGCGGGCAGATCAGCCGCCCGTGGGATCACGTGAAAGTGAACGTGGCCGAAGCCCTCCGCCTCCGCGAACTGCACGACGTACGTCTTCTCGCAGCCAGTCACGGCATGCAGTGCTCGCGACAGGCGCACCTGCCAGTAGCCCAACCCGGCGGCCTCCGCATCGGTCAGGTCAGCGATGCTGAGCACGTGACGGCGCGGAACGAGTACGAGCCAGCCTGGCAGCCCGGTGCCTACGGCATGCGCCACGCGCCAGTGCTCATCTCCTGCAATCCGCTCGCGCGGTGGCAGCTCGTCAAACCGGGCGGTGCTCTCACAGGGAAAGCAACCTCGCTTGATTGTCACTGTGGCAGTAGAGCGCGTACCGTCCGCTTCTGCCACCCCGGCCGATCTCTGAGGAGAGCCGGGTTCGGTGCCGAGCGCCGAGGTCTCATGCCCGCTCAACGAGCCAGCGGCGAAAAGCCAGGCCAGGAGTGAGGATGGTGGAGCCCAGGGGACTCGAACCCCTAACCCCTGCCTTGCAAAGGCAGTGCTCTGCCAGTTGAGCTAGGGCCCCGAAGGGGCGGGAAGAGCCCGCCGCAGGTCGGAACCTACCGAAGGTCGGGAGCGGTGGTCGCCTCGTGCCACAGGGCGCGCTCGTCGTTCGACGCCTTGATCCGCTGGGCAACAAGCACCGCCACACCAACCACGCCGACCAGCAACAGAAGCTTCTTCACCATGGGGCGTCCCCTTGCGCTCGACTGCCGTCGGACGGTGTGCGGTGGGGCTAGCTGGAATCGAACCAGCGACCTCAGAGTTATCAGCTCTGCGCTCTAACCGACTGAGCTATAGCCCCGCGTGCGACGAGCAAGATTAACCCATCCGCGTAGCCGGCCCCAAATCGGGGTCGGGTGTCACGCACCGTCGGTGATGAACTTACCCGTAAGACCGACGCCGGGGCGACCGCTTTCGCGGTGCCCCGGCGTCGCGAGTTTCCGGACCTGCTCAGTCCCGCTCGGCGAGGGTCAGCTCGACCCCGCCGACCAGGTCGGCGCAGACGTTGTAGACGAACGCTCCGAGCGTGGCGAGCGCCGTGAACAGGACGACGTTGACCAACCCGAGCAGCGCCGAGCTGAGGATCACGCCCTTGGCGGTGATCTGGAAGCCGTCCGCGCCCTGCCCACCACCGGCACTGACCAGGTCGGTGAGGCTCTCGTTGACGCTCTGGAATACACCCATCGCGTCGAGGGCCAGGTAGAGCACCGACGTGGCGACCACCACGACGATGAAGAGCACCACGGAGACCGCGAAGGCGAACTTCATCACCGACCACGGGTCGATCCGCTTCAGGTTCAGCCGGGCCCGGCGGGGACCGCGTGAGGCCGCGGAGCTGACCGAGCTGCGCGCCGCGCGTACCGCCTCGTTGACCCGCGCGGCCCCGACCGCCGCAGCACCGCCGATCCCCGGCGGCAGACCGCCCCCGTTGGGCCGGGCGACGCCCGGCCGCGCGGCGTCCGGCGGGGTGCCGACCCCGACCCGGGGCTGGGTACCCGTGGTCGCGGTCGGCTGGGCCGCCTTCGTCGGGATCGGCTGTGTCGCGCCCGGACGGGCGGCGGCGGAGACCGGTGTCATCCCGGCGGATGTCGCCGTGTCGACGTTGATCGCCTCGGTCTTGTCGCCCTTCTCCGCACCCTCGGCGGGCTTCTCAGGCGGCGGTGCCATCCCGGGAGCCCGGGTGAACTTCGGGGCAGGCGCGTCAGCGGGGACCGTGGCCCGGCCCACGGCGGCGCGGCTGGCAGCAGACGCACCGCCCTTCGCCGCGTCCTCGTCGGCCGGCTTGGCCGAGGGCCCCGTGTTCCCCGACTTCGCCTGTGTCTCCGTCATTACTAGTCCTGTTCGTCAGGCTCGTCGGCATTGCGAGCAATCGCCACGATAGTCACGCCGTCCGGGAGGTCCATCAGCTTGACCCCCATTGTGTTCCGATCCCGCGTGCGGCGTACAGGCTTCACCGGAGTCCGAATAACTCCACCGTTACTGGTGATCGCGAAGAGCTCGTCGTCCGGGCTGATCACGACAGCGCCGACAAGACCCCCACGGCGCTCAGTGATCTTCGCGGTCAACACGCCCTTACCTCCCCGACCCTGCACCGGGTATTCCTCGATGGGGGTCCGCTTCGCGTATCCCCCGTTCGTGGCCACCAGGACGTCCATGCCCTCCCGGACGACCTCCATGGCGAGCAGTTCGTCCTCGTCGCTGAACCGCATGCCGATCACGCCCGTGGTGGCCCGTCCCATCGGCCGCAGCGCCTCGTCGGTCGCGTTGAACCGAATGGCCTGAGCGTTCTTGGAGACCAGCAGCAGATCGTCCTCCGGCGCGCAGAGGGCAGCACCCACCAGCTCGTCCTCATCGCGCAGGTTGATCGCGATGATGCCGCCCGAGCGGTTGGAGTCGAACTCCTCGAGCTTCGTCTTCTTCACCAGGCCGTTTCTCGTGGCCAGTACCAGATAGGGGGCTACCTGGTAGTTCGGGATCTCGATGATCTGTGCGATCTGCTCCTCCGGTTGGAAGGCGAGCAGATTGGCCACGTGCTGGCCCTTGGCCACCCTACTGGCCTCCGGAAGCTCGTACGCCTTGGCCCGGTATACCCGCCCCTTGTTGGTGAAGAACAGGATCCAGTCGTGGGTCGAGCAGACGAAGAAGTGGCTGACGATGTCGTCCTGCCGCAGCGTGGCGCCACTGACCCCCTTGCCACCCCGGCGCTGGGAGCGGTAAAGGTCGACCTTGGTCCGCTTGGCGTACCCGGTACGGGTGATGGTGACCACGACGTCCTCGCGGGCGATCAGGTCCTCCATCGAGACCTCGCCGTCGAACGGCACGATCTGCGTCCGCCGGTCGTCGCCCCACTTGGCGACGATCTCGCCCAGCTCCTCGGAGACGATCCGACGCTGCCGCTC
The nucleotide sequence above comes from Micromonospora pallida. Encoded proteins:
- a CDS encoding DLW-39 family protein, whose product is MVKKLLLLVGVVGVAVLVAQRIKASNDERALWHEATTAPDLR
- a CDS encoding DUF3566 domain-containing protein — protein: MTETQAKSGNTGPSAKPADEDAAKGGASAASRAAVGRATVPADAPAPKFTRAPGMAPPPEKPAEGAEKGDKTEAINVDTATSAGMTPVSAAARPGATQPIPTKAAQPTATTGTQPRVGVGTPPDAARPGVARPNGGGLPPGIGGAAAVGAARVNEAVRAARSSVSSAASRGPRRARLNLKRIDPWSVMKFAFAVSVVLFIVVVVATSVLYLALDAMGVFQSVNESLTDLVSAGGGQGADGFQITAKGVILSSALLGLVNVVLFTALATLGAFVYNVCADLVGGVELTLAERD
- a CDS encoding class I SAM-dependent DNA methyltransferase; the encoded protein is MTEPSYLAAIRESYDTVADDYVNVAPARFAEDALGRGMLAAFAESVRANGGRPVADVGCGPGHVTVHLDSLGVSASGVDLSPRMVEIARRAYPALRFDVGSMTALDFPDGHLGGIVAWWSIFHLPPEALPVVFAEFHRTLAPGGLLLVGFHVGDGRLRPERAYGHPVSYDTHLLQPDDLGELLHRAGMVVTARLVEEPGGTRPQACLLARKPDPLQGYDHR
- a CDS encoding HIT family protein, with protein sequence MTIKRGCFPCESTARFDELPPRERIAGDEHWRVAHAVGTGLPGWLVLVPRRHVLSIADLTDAEAAGLGYWQVRLSRALHAVTGCEKTYVVQFAEAEGFGHVHFHVIPRAADLPADRRGPNVFGFLGKPDGQGVNVDDMDNVASALARWLARAADISQGHHGPSIGQ